The Cohnella abietis genome has a segment encoding these proteins:
- a CDS encoding Rrf2 family transcriptional regulator — MKYSKATNYALHTMLFLVAATPNKPIGVQQLAEKQNVSPTYLSKILTKLVKAGMIESASGANGGYRLKRNWEEISFLDIIHAIEGTASLFDCALDHGPECMIQQVVLAAEQKMEEHLRNQTMSELAKTIKN; from the coding sequence ATGAAGTACTCGAAGGCGACGAACTATGCCCTTCACACTATGCTATTTCTTGTGGCAGCCACTCCCAATAAACCTATTGGTGTGCAGCAGCTGGCGGAGAAGCAAAATGTTTCACCTACCTATCTATCCAAAATATTAACTAAGCTAGTCAAGGCAGGAATGATTGAGTCTGCATCAGGCGCTAATGGCGGTTATCGGTTAAAACGCAATTGGGAAGAAATTTCGTTCCTTGATATTATCCATGCTATTGAAGGAACTGCCTCCTTATTCGATTGTGCCTTGGATCATGGACCGGAATGTATGATTCAGCAGGTGGTATTAGCGGCAGAACAGAAGATGGAAGAGCATTTGAGAAACCAGACTATGTCTGAGCTAGCCAAAACAATTAAGAACTAG
- a CDS encoding DUF1801 domain-containing protein gives MNQEVTALIESLNSPWKIETYNQLRQMVYQSLPDVEERMQYRKPHYLINGHYAAVISPSKDAITFTIFNTTNVELPIDQFEGPVERKSIKIRDGHATDYNWLAKFLVQAASSL, from the coding sequence ATGAATCAAGAGGTAACTGCACTTATCGAAAGCCTCAATTCACCTTGGAAGATCGAGACATATAATCAGCTTCGTCAGATGGTTTATCAATCATTACCAGATGTAGAAGAGCGCATGCAATACCGTAAGCCGCATTATCTGATTAACGGCCACTACGCTGCTGTAATCTCACCTTCAAAGGATGCAATCACCTTCACAATCTTTAACACAACAAATGTTGAATTACCGATAGATCAATTCGAAGGACCAGTAGAAAGAAAGTCGATCAAAATTCGTGATGGGCATGCGACTGACTATAATTGGTTGGCCAAGTTTCTCGTTCAAGCAGCCAGCTCTCTCTAA
- a CDS encoding MarR family winged helix-turn-helix transcriptional regulator — translation MRGLGNRTVLYQQNVASSLGLHNNDFISVDILREKGPITAGELSKLTGLTTGSVTALIDRLEKMGYVRRQNDPNDRRKVIIVPLYENKDEVSNTYMPLHNAMVQLASSYTDEELALITQFLGKASTVLDEQIDHLSSKARNKSSSST, via the coding sequence ATGCGTGGACTAGGAAACCGAACGGTATTATACCAGCAAAATGTAGCTTCCTCGCTTGGGCTGCACAATAATGATTTTATATCGGTTGATATTTTGCGCGAAAAAGGTCCCATTACCGCTGGTGAGCTTTCAAAGCTAACTGGACTTACAACGGGCAGCGTTACAGCACTAATCGACCGGCTGGAAAAGATGGGTTATGTACGTAGGCAAAATGATCCTAATGATCGCCGAAAAGTAATTATTGTTCCTCTATATGAAAATAAGGACGAGGTGAGCAATACCTATATGCCTCTTCACAACGCAATGGTACAGCTGGCCTCCTCCTATACAGATGAAGAGCTTGCACTTATTACGCAATTTTTAGGCAAAGCGAGCACGGTCTTAGATGAGCAAATTGATCATCTTAGCTCCAAAGCACGTAACAAATCTTCTTCTTCAACTTAA
- a CDS encoding MDR family MFS transporter, translating to MAKGNKRGIIIGGLLLAILMASMDNTILATAMGTIVGELGGFEKLMWVTSAYLVLEMAGMPIFGKLSDMYGRKRFFIFGIIVFMVGSALCGTASSIEQLIIYRAIQGIGGGALMPIAFTIMFDIVPADQRGKVGGLFGAVFGLSSIFGPLLGGYITDYINWSWVFYINLPLGFIAFIMIAFFYKESVEHSKQKIDYLGAFTLVASIVCLMLALELGGKQYAWDSSMIIGLFVAFAVLIVGFVFVERRAQEPIITFGMFKNRLYSTSNIMGMFSAAAFITASVYIPIFIQGVLGGSATNSALVLLPMMLGSVVTAAGGGAFLTKLRYRSIMIPTLALFVVGIALLTTLTTDSSRFIVTVFMILVGLGIGASFSVLSNAAIHGFTARQRGSASSTLNFMRSMGMTLGITVFGIIQSHVFMNKLATIFGNGAQIPEGVDLSDPRKILIPETRSQIPTQVLDKITEALSSSIVQTFAWAIIPSAIALLTAFAMSKEKLDPAAELEEYSASH from the coding sequence ATGGCGAAGGGTAATAAGAGGGGTATTATTATTGGAGGTCTGCTGTTAGCCATACTTATGGCATCGATGGATAACACCATCTTAGCAACAGCAATGGGTACTATTGTCGGGGAGCTAGGCGGATTTGAAAAATTGATGTGGGTGACCTCGGCATATTTGGTATTAGAGATGGCTGGCATGCCGATTTTCGGTAAGCTATCGGATATGTATGGTCGAAAACGTTTCTTTATTTTCGGAATAATTGTATTCATGGTCGGTTCTGCCTTATGTGGTACAGCTAGCTCAATCGAACAGCTGATCATTTATCGTGCCATTCAAGGTATTGGCGGCGGTGCTCTAATGCCGATTGCATTCACGATCATGTTTGATATCGTGCCTGCTGACCAACGAGGCAAGGTGGGTGGGTTATTCGGTGCCGTATTTGGTCTTTCCAGTATATTCGGACCTCTTCTTGGGGGATATATAACGGATTATATCAACTGGTCGTGGGTTTTCTACATTAACTTACCTCTTGGCTTTATTGCTTTCATAATGATCGCTTTCTTTTACAAGGAGTCTGTCGAGCATTCCAAGCAAAAAATCGACTACCTTGGCGCATTTACGCTAGTAGCATCAATCGTATGTCTTATGCTTGCACTGGAGCTTGGCGGTAAGCAATATGCGTGGGATTCTAGTATGATCATAGGCTTGTTCGTCGCTTTTGCGGTGCTTATTGTTGGTTTTGTCTTTGTCGAGCGTCGTGCACAGGAACCCATTATCACCTTTGGGATGTTTAAGAATCGTCTCTATTCAACAAGCAATATTATGGGCATGTTTAGTGCTGCAGCATTTATTACAGCCTCTGTCTACATTCCGATCTTCATTCAAGGTGTACTTGGGGGCTCAGCAACAAATTCAGCACTTGTATTGCTCCCTATGATGCTGGGATCCGTCGTTACTGCTGCAGGGGGAGGAGCCTTCCTTACTAAGTTACGGTATCGCTCAATTATGATTCCGACATTAGCACTCTTTGTCGTCGGCATAGCTTTGTTAACGACATTAACGACCGACTCCTCGCGCTTTATAGTTACGGTATTCATGATACTGGTCGGCCTTGGAATCGGCGCATCATTTTCCGTATTAAGCAACGCAGCTATTCATGGCTTCACTGCTAGGCAACGTGGCTCTGCCAGCTCAACGCTGAACTTCATGCGTTCAATGGGGATGACGCTAGGTATAACCGTATTCGGAATTATTCAAAGCCATGTGTTTATGAATAAACTAGCAACTATATTTGGCAATGGAGCTCAAATACCGGAAGGTGTGGATCTAAGCGATCCACGTAAAATATTAATTCCAGAAACTCGGAGTCAAATTCCTACGCAGGTGCTTGATAAGATTACAGAAGCACTCTCGTCGTCAATTGTTCAAACCTTTGCTTGGGCGATTATTCCATCGGCCATTGCTCTCCTTACAGCATTCGCAATGAGCAAAGAAAAGCTTGATCCTGCTGCCGAGCTAGAGGAATATTCAGCTTCACATTAA
- a CDS encoding VOC family protein, whose translation MSKVTPFLMFEGTAEEAMNEYTSLIEDSKIISITRYGANEPGNEGSVKQATFSLNGQELMCIDSNVKHAFTFTPSFSLFITCDSEEKINHYYEHLVAGGSVLMPLGDYPFSKKFGWIVDKFGVSWQLNLPN comes from the coding sequence ATGTCAAAAGTAACACCATTCTTAATGTTCGAAGGTACCGCGGAAGAAGCCATGAATGAGTACACATCTTTAATTGAAGATTCTAAAATAATCAGCATTACGCGTTATGGAGCAAATGAACCAGGTAACGAAGGGAGTGTTAAGCAAGCTACCTTTTCCTTAAATGGGCAGGAGCTTATGTGTATTGATAGCAATGTTAAGCATGCATTTACGTTTACACCATCGTTTTCCTTATTTATCACATGTGATTCAGAAGAGAAAATTAATCATTATTATGAGCATCTAGTTGCAGGTGGGAGCGTTCTAATGCCTTTAGGTGACTATCCCTTCAGTAAAAAGTTTGGTTGGATTGTCGATAAATTTGGCGTTTCATGGCAGCTTAATCTTCCGAATTAA
- a CDS encoding VOC family protein: MINKIGQIMLYINDQDQAVRFWTEKVGFIVVSEENNGQGMRWIEIAPAQGAQTTFVIHNKQFIAQMQPELNLNTPSILFYSDDLDGLYQAFKEKGITVGDLVEMPTGRVFNFADDENNYFAVVEKK, translated from the coding sequence ATGATCAATAAAATCGGTCAAATTATGCTGTACATAAATGATCAAGACCAAGCAGTACGGTTTTGGACGGAGAAAGTCGGCTTTATTGTCGTCTCCGAAGAGAATAACGGACAAGGGATGCGATGGATTGAAATTGCCCCAGCACAAGGAGCACAAACAACCTTCGTTATTCACAACAAGCAATTCATTGCACAAATGCAGCCTGAGCTTAACCTAAACACACCATCAATTCTCTTTTACAGTGACGATCTTGATGGACTTTATCAGGCTTTCAAAGAGAAGGGCATTACAGTTGGGGATCTAGTGGAGATGCCTACGGGCCGGGTATTCAACTTTGCCGATGATGAGAACAACTACTTTGCCGTTGTGGAAAAAAAGTAA